Part of the Flavobacterium sp. KS-LB2 genome is shown below.
AAGGTAATTTACAGCTAAATCCAGCTATGTTGTTTTCAATTGGTTTAGTTTCTACATTTATTACTGGTGGTTTAACAGGAATTATCCTTGGAGATAGTACACTTGATATTAATGTTCACGATACATATTTTGTTGTAGCTCACTTTCACTTAGTAATGGGTATTTCTGCTCTTTACGGAATGTTTGCTGGAATTTACCACTGGTTTCCAAGAATGTTCGGAAGAATGTTAAACAAGAATCTTGGATATGTACACTTCTGGGTTACTGCTATATGTGCTTATGGAGTTTTCTTTCCAATGCACTTTATCGGATTAGCTGGTTTACCAAGACGTTACTATACTAACACAAACTTTCCATTGTTTGATGATTTACAAAATGTAAACGTATTGATTACTACTTTTGCATTAATTGGTGGAGTTTTTCAATTGGTATTCTTGTATAACTTTTTTGCTAGTATTTTCTACGGTAAAAAATCTGTTATGAATCCATGGAAATCAAATACATTAGAATGGACAGCACCTGTAGAACATATGCATGGTAACTGGCCAGGTGAAATTCCTCACGTACATCGTTGGCCTTATGACTACAGTAATCCAGCACATGATGTGGATTTTGTACCTCAAAACGTTCCAATGAAAGAAGGTGAAGAAGTTTTGCACCACTAAAATATAATTTAAAGCCTCTGCGAAAGTAGAGGCTTTTTTTGTGGCGTTTATTGTTCTTGTTTCTCTTGTCGTACTTTTTGTTCATATCCTTTTTTAATTTTATAGCATTTAAAATTTATAATTTAAAATTCAAAATTGCTTTGCTATCTTTGTTACATGAATGAAAATTTAGACCCAACATCCAATAGTTACAATTCGGAAGAACTTGATCTTGAAAAAAAATTAAGACCGCTTTCTTTTCATGATTTTGCAGGGCAAGACCAAATATTAGAAAATTTGAAAGTTTTTGTGCAAGCTGCAAATCAACGTAATGAAGCACTTGATCATACGCTTTTTCATGGGCCTCCTGGTTTAGGGAAAACAACTTTGGCTAATATTCTTGCGAATGAACTTCAAGTTGGAATCAAAATTACTTCCGGTCCAGTTCTAGACAAGCCGGGTGATTTAGCTGGGTTATTGACTAATCTAGAGGAAAGGGATGTTTTGTTTATTGATGAAATTCATCGTTTGAGCCCTATAGTGGAAGAATATTTGTACTCTGCTATGGAGGATTTTAAAATTGATATTATGATTGAATCTGGTCCAAATGCAAGAACTGTCCAAATTAATCTAAATCCGTTTACCTTAATTGGAGCAACGACACGTTCCGGTTTATTGACGGCTCCCATGAGAGCTCGTTTTGGTATATCTTCACGTTTGCAATATTATACAACAGAGCTTTTAACTACGATTGTAGAAAGAAGCGCAACTATATTTAAAATGCCAATTTCTATGGAAGCTGCTATCGAAATTGCAGGTAGAAGTAGGGGAACACCGCGTATTGCTAATGCATTGTTGCGTCGTGTGCGCGATTTTGCACAGATTAAGGGGAATGGTACTATTGATATAGAAATTGCTCGCTATGCTTTAAAAGCGCTTAATGTTGATGCACATGGTTTGGATGAAATGGATAATAAAATTCTAAATACTATTATTGATAAATTCAAAGGTGGACCAGTTGGTTTGACTACCTTGGCGACAGCCGTATCCGAAAGTAGCGAAACAATCGAAGAAGTCTATGAGCCGTTTTTGATTCAGGAAGGTTTCATTATGCGAACTCCTCGTGGTCGTGAAGTTACTGATAAAGCTTATAAACATTTAGGAAAACTAAATACAAATATTCAAGGAGGTTTATTCTAATTTTTTCAGGAGCTATTTCCTGCTATTCGCTATATCGGTCTCGTTAAAAAAATGGGACGGGATGGTGCTGCTATCAGGGCTAGGAAATCCCATTTATTAATTTCTATTTTTCTAATCATAAGCCAGAAGTCTACATATACACAATTTATCAAATCCGAAGCACAACGTCTCGGTTTTTTATCTTGTGGCATATCCAAAGCAGGTTTTTTAGAAAAGGAAGCACCACGTTTAGAAAACTGGCTTAAGAATAATAGCAATGGTCAAATGTCCTATATGGAAAACCATTTTGACAAGCGTTTAAATCCAACTTTACTAGTCGATGATGCTAAAAGTGTTGTCTCGCTTTTGTTAAATTATTATCCTGAAAAACTTCAAAACCCGGATTCTTATAAAATTTCAAAATATGCGTACGGTCAGGATTATCATTTTGTAATTAAGGAAAAACTTAAAGAGTTTTTATTTTCTATTCAATCAACAATCGGAGAAGTTTCTGGACGAGCCTTTGTTGATTCTGCACCTGTACTCGATAAAGCATGGGCTGCCAAAAGTGGTTTGGGTTGGATAGGCAAAAACAGCAATTTATTGACACAAAAAGTAGGTTCTTTTTACTTTATTGCAGAATTAATTATCGATTTAGATTTAGAGTACGACAATCCAACGACCGATCATTGTGGCACTTGTACCGCTTGTATTGATGCTTGTCCAACAGACGCAATTGTTGCGCCTTATGTGGTTGATGGTAGCAAATGTATTTCTTATTTCACGATTGAATTGAAAGAGAATATTCCACAAGAGATGAAAGGAAATTTTGATGATTGGGCTTTTGGATGCGATGTTTGTCAGGATGTTTGTCCATGGAATAAGTTCTCAAAAGCACACAATGAACCGTTATTTAACCCAAATACAGAACTACTTTCAATGTCAAAAAAAGATTGGATTGAAATTACCGAAGAAACTTTTAAAAAAGTATTTAAAAATTCGCCACTTAAAAGAGCAAAATTTCAAGGAGTAAAAAGGAATATTGATTTTTTAAAATAATTTTTTAATACAATTATTTAAATTTCATAGAAGATTCTCGAACTATAACGTTAGTTTCTAATTCAATTGTTCTCGGAGTAAAAGGTAATCCTTCTTTATGGCTATTCATTTCTTCTAACAATAGGTTAAAAGATTTAATTCCCATTTCATGGCTTGGCTGATCGACTGTACTTAATTTCGGAGTAAGCACCTGTGACATAAACCAATTACTAAAACCAATTACTGCTACTTGATTTGGCACATTAATTTTACTTTCATTGAAATAGGCTAGCGCACCTACTGCAACTAAGTCTGTAATTGCAAAAATACCATCTATATCAGGATGCTCGTTGATGATTTGCTTCGCAAAATATTTTCCTTCTTCAAAAGTAACTGTTTCGCAGGTATAGACCAATTTATTGTCAAAGGGGATGTTGTTTTTTTCTAGCGCTTTTTTGTAGCCGATGTATCTATCTATTGCATTTTGAGGATTCAATGGTCCACGAATATGTGCTATCTTGGTACAACCATTATCAATTAAGTGTTGAACAGCATTAAAGGCTGCTTTTTGATCATCAATTATAACTTTTGAACATTTTGAAAGCTTAGCAATCTTGTCAAACATTACAAAAGGAATATTTCTATTCATAATTTCCTTAATATGATCATCGTTGTTGGATTCATTAGATAATGACATTATGATGCCATCTACTCTCTTGTTAATAAGTAGCTCAACCTGTTTCTTTTCTAAAGCTAACGTCTCATTAGATTGTAAAATGATAACTAAATATCCATTTTTTTCAGCTTCATTAATGATAGCATTTACCACATTCGAAAAAAAGTGATGTACTACTTCAGGGATAATTAAACCAATGGTTTTTGATTCTTTTGTTCTTAAATTTACGGCAAAACTATTAGGAGTATAATGTAGTTTTTGAGCAAGTTCTATTACTGCTTCCTTAGTTTTTTGACTAACATCCGGATAGTTTTTTAATGCTTTAGAAACAGTAGTTATTGAAATTCCTAGTTTTGTTGCAATTTCTTTAAGAGTTATATCTTTCATGAATCGAATTTCTACGTATTTAATTTTAGGAAAATATTTTTAGAAATGACTTTATTTTAAGTCTTCATGTGTTTAGTGCAAGTCCATAAAAAGTGACTTCAACTTAAAATATCCCCTACCAAGGTATTAATTTTTATCTTATTTCGGAGATTTTTATAAAAATAAACAAATAAATATTGAATCGTTAAATTAAATAAACTAGGTAAGCAATTTGTTGTAAGATTCCTTTTTTTTAGGTTGTTTCTCTTTCAATTATATTAGTTTCTAATTCAATTGATTGAAAAATTATAGGTAAATTCTTCTTTTTAAGATTGATTTCATCAAATAAAACTGCCGCTGACCTTCTTCCAATTTCAAAACCAGGTTGGTCAATTGTTGAAAGTTTTGGTGATATAACGCTAGACATAAACCAATTACTGAAGCCTAAAACTGCAATTTGTTGCGGAATGGAAATTCCGGTTTCGTTGAAGTATTTAATGATTCCAATGGCTACTAAATCAGTAACGGCAAAAATTGCATCAATTTCGGGATGTTCATCAATCACTTTTTTAGCATTTTCATAACCATCTTCAAAATCCGTGTTGTTGTCACATACAAAAACAAGAGAGGAATCATAAGGAATACCGTTGTCTTCGAGTGCTTTTTTGTATCCTAAAAACCGATCAATCGCATTTTGAGGTAAATAAGAACCTCTAAAATGTGCTATTTTTTTATAACCTCTTTCTATAAGAAAACAAACGGCATCGTAAGCCGCTTTTTTGTCATTAATAGTTACTTTGGAGCATTTGACAAGCTTAGCTATTTTATCAAAAAGCACCAAGGGCGTGTTGTTTGAAATGATAGAGTTTAGATGGTCAAAATCGCCCGTTTGATTGGACAATGAAATCAATATTCCATCAACTCTTTTATTCATTAATAACTCAATTTGTTTTTTTTCAAATTCTAATTTTTCATTAGATTGAAGAATGATGACCATATAATCCCTCTTCTCAGCTTCCTCAAGAATTCCTTTGATTACATTCGAAAAGAAATCATGGACAAGGGTAGGAATGATAAGTCCTATGGTTTTGGATTCTTTTGTTCTAAGATTTACTGCAAAACTGTTTGGAGTATAATTTAATTTTTGTGCAAGTTCAATTACCGCTTTTTTTGTTTTTTCACTGACATCAGGATACCCTTTCAATGCTTTTGAAGCGGTAGTTATCGAAATTCCTAATTGCGTAGCTATCTCTTTGAGAGTGGTGTTGTTCATGGTTTATTTCTCTGGTAATAAAAGCACAAAACTGCTTCACAAAAAACGAATTTACAATTTATTTAGTGTAAATCAATTTTCTGAAAGCAGTTTAATTAACTTTTGCGATATTTAAAACAGATTAATACTCCTTACAAATACAGTGTTAAATAATATGATTTTGTTTTTTATATCATTTCGAATTTCTTTTAAGGATTCATAAATGTATTGATTTCTTTAGCAGAAATTTTTGGATTTGCTCCTTCATTTTTTGCTACAATTGCCCCTAGAGCACAAGCAAAATCAATCGCTTCTTGTGGATTTTCATCACTTAATAATTTAGAAATTAACCCTGCTAAAAAGGAATCTCCAGATCCCACAGTATCCTTCACCTCAATTTTATAGCCACTGTTGTAATACATTTTTTTATTGTAATACAATACAGCGCCATGACTTCCTTTGGTGACACAAATGTGTTTTGTGTTAGTCTGTTCTGCAATAAAAAGGATATTTTGTTCTAATGAATGGTAGGGAGAATTCATGAAAGCACTTATTTCATACAATTCATCATCATTAAACTTTATGAAATCAGACTGCATCATCAAATTAATCAGTATTTCCTTGTTGTAAAAAGGAGCACGTAAATTAACATCGAAAACGGCGTATTTTGCATAGTTTATTATTTCTAAAAGGGAATTTTGCGAAACAGAATCTCTACATACGAGACTTCCAAAAACTAGTGCATCCGCCTTTTTGACCATAATTTCGTCTTCTGGAATACAAACAATTTTATCCCAAGCAACTGGGTAATTTATGGTGTATGAAGCAGAACCTTTTTCGTTTAATTGTACTATTACTTCGCCAGTGTTAAAAACTTCGTCAACTTGAATCGAGGTAGTATTCACACCATTCATTCGAACATAGTCTATTAATTCTTGACCTATTGCATCAGTACCAATTCGACTGATTATATGTGTATTCGCTCCAAGTGATGCTAGTCTTAATGCGACATTCAATGGTGCGCCGCCAATTTTTCTGTGCGTTGGAAAAACATCAAATAACACTTCTCCAAAACAAACGATGCTGAGTTTTTCTTTGAGATTATTCATTATTAACCATTTTATGTTCTAATTCTTCTAGCGATAAACCTTTGGTTTCTGGCATCATAAACAATACAAAAACCAATTGTAAGACCATCATAAAAGCAAAAAATGCAAATATTGGCCAAGGATTTATTTTGAATAAGTCAATAACTACTGGTCCGGCCAAAGTAATCAAAGCAGCAAAAATCCAGTGAATCCCTGTCCCAAAAGATTGTCCGTTAGCTCTAACATTATTCGGGAATATTTCTGAAATGAAAACCCAAATTACCGCACCTTGTCCAATAGCATGAGAAGCTATAAATAACATGATTGATGACATCAAGACGATAGCTCCCAGATTATTATAAAAGGCAAGTGCAACCATGCCTAAACTTATAATGTAGCCTAATGATCCTATAATCATAAGTTGTTTTCGTCCTAAAACATCGATTAATCGCATTCCGGCAATGGTAAAAATCAAGTTTGTTAATCCAATCAAAATAGAGTTCATTAAAGATTCTTTAGAACCTAATCCAGCCATTTCCAATATTTCCGGTGCATAGTATAGAATAAAATTAATTCCCGATAGCTGGTTGAAAAAAGCGAGTAAAAAAGCTAAAATGATTGGTAGTTTGTATTTTTTTGAAAAGATAGATTCCTTTACAGAAGTGTCAACCAAATCTTTTTTTATTTCTTGAAAACTTTCCAAAGCTTCTTCTTTGCTGTAAATCATTTCAAGGACTTTCATTCCTGCAACATCATCTCTTTTTTTCAAGATTAACCAGCGAGGACTATCTGGAATTTGTAATACGATTATACTGTAAATAAATGCGGGAAGGGCAACAATACCAATCATCCAACGCCAATCATTTTCTCCTCCAACGCCTTCGAATAAATAATTAGAAAAGAACGCTATCAAGATGCCAAATACGATATTAAACTGAAAGAGCGTGCCTAATTTTCCTCTATTTTCTGGGCTAGAAATTTCAGAAATATAAATTGGTGCTGCTACAGATGAAGCTCCAACGCCGATACCACCAATGAATCGAAAAAATGAAAACGTATATGGATCTTGTGCAAATGCTGAACCTAAAGCCGAAACTAAAAACAAGATTCCAATCCAGAATAATGTTTTCTTTCTACCCCATTTATCACATGGAATTCCACCTACTAAAGAACCTAATACGGTTCCCCATAAAGCCATTGACATGATAAAAATTCCGTGAAATAATGGAGTGGTGTGCCATAATTCTTTGATGGGTAAATTGGCGCCCGATATTACAACGGTGTCAAAGCCAAATAAAAATCCCGCAACAGCTACAGTAAGGGACCAGTTTCGAACGTTATTCATTTTTTATAATTTTGGATTAATAGTTTTGGTTTTATAAATGATATGTATTGCTACCAGATTCCTTTAATCTTGTGAATAGTCAAGTTTTTTATTTCTTGTTTCTCATCCGATTGAATGCTCATTTTTGTATACGGTTTTTTAGGGAAAATTTGTTCTGTAAAACTGTATACTCCCTCATTTAGAAAAATTTCTATAGAAGACCAATCTAAAATGATTTGATAATCTATAGTTTCAGAAACGATATTTGGAGTAGCAGTTTTATGGATGTTTTTTCCAAAGTTTTCCTCGAAATTTACTATTCCAGATTTGCGTCTGTCAATTGAGAACGTTTTTTGAGGAGCATCATAATTCAATACCAATGAATCGTTTACTTCGTTATAAAAAACAAGTTTCAAACTCTTTGAAGCTGATTTAAATCGTACTTCGGATTGATTTAAATGATCGTATGTAAAACTGATTTTTTGCTTGGGTTTAATAGCGAACATATCTTTTGAAAACTCTGAAACTGATTGTTTATTGAACGATTCAACAAGACTGTTTTTTAGAACATAATCGTTATTTATTTTCTCAAGTGAAAGCTCTCTTGGTAGCGTCATGGCGCTTCTCCAATTTTTTGTAGGCGTGTTTCTAGCATACAGCCAATTGCTCATCCAGCCTATAAAAATTCGTTTTCCATCAGGGGTATTGTTGTAAGTTACTCCAGCATAATTATCGGCGCCGTTGTCAATCCATTTAATCTCTTTTTGATTAGTTTTAAAACTTTTTCCGTCAAAGTCACCTATGAAATATTGTGTTCCTGAACCGCCATTAGGTGCGCCAGGATTTATGCTGATGAGTAAAACCCATTTTTCTTCATTGGAACCGTTAACTTTTAATTTGAAAACATCAGGGCATTCCCAAACACCGCCATGTGCTCCTATATTTTTACCAAATTCGCTTTCGAATTTCCAATTAATTAAATTTTCGGAAGTGTAAAATTGAGCATGATCACCAGCTACTAACACCATATTCCAAATATTAGTTTCGGTATTCCAGAAGACTTTCGGGTCTCTAAAATCTTTTATACCGGAATTTTTAACTATTGGATTTTTTTCATATTTCAACCAAGTTTCACCTTCATCTAGACTGTAAGCTAATCCTTGGGTTTGATAATCTGTTCTACCCGCTTTTTCGCCTGCCATGTCGTGATAGGTGAAAATAGCAATCATCGGTGGGTTTTCTTTTGTTCCCAAACCCGAAGTGTTTTTTAAATCTACAACCGCACTTCCTGAAAATATCATTCCTAATTTATCAGGAAACAAAGCGATTTTTTTATTCGTCCAATGAATTAAATCAGTGCTTGTAGCATGTCCCCAATGCATCGGTCCCCATACAATATCATCTGGGTAATATTGATAAAACAAATGGTAAATGCCTTTATAGTACACCATGCCGTTTGGGTCATTCATCCATTTTTTTTCTGGAGAAAAATGAAATTGTGGTCTAAACGGTTCTTTGTATTGCTCTGAAGAATCAATTTTTATTTTTTCAGAAGAGTTAATGGCAATAATTGAGTTACTTTCTTCTTTTTTACAAGAAAACAACAATAATGTGCTACTAAATAGAACAAAAATCAATAATATGTTATTTGCGAACTTCATTGAGAAAAGGATTTATTATTATATTATATTCATAAAAATAGAATTCTATTTTTTAATTATTTAAAATAGTTTAATCAAAAACGTTTTCGATATGTCGAAAACGTTTTCGATTTGTATTCAATATACTATGTGGAACTATTCAGTTTTTTAAGAAATAAATTATATAAGTTTGAAAATATTATTAAAAAATATAACTATGATTTCAATATTTAAGAGACTTGTCTTTCTGCTTTTAGTAAG
Proteins encoded:
- the ruvB gene encoding Holliday junction branch migration DNA helicase RuvB, encoding MNENLDPTSNSYNSEELDLEKKLRPLSFHDFAGQDQILENLKVFVQAANQRNEALDHTLFHGPPGLGKTTLANILANELQVGIKITSGPVLDKPGDLAGLLTNLEERDVLFIDEIHRLSPIVEEYLYSAMEDFKIDIMIESGPNARTVQINLNPFTLIGATTRSGLLTAPMRARFGISSRLQYYTTELLTTIVERSATIFKMPISMEAAIEIAGRSRGTPRIANALLRRVRDFAQIKGNGTIDIEIARYALKALNVDAHGLDEMDNKILNTIIDKFKGGPVGLTTLATAVSESSETIEEVYEPFLIQEGFIMRTPRGREVTDKAYKHLGKLNTNIQGGLF
- the queG gene encoding tRNA epoxyqueuosine(34) reductase QueG, which gives rise to MISQKSTYTQFIKSEAQRLGFLSCGISKAGFLEKEAPRLENWLKNNSNGQMSYMENHFDKRLNPTLLVDDAKSVVSLLLNYYPEKLQNPDSYKISKYAYGQDYHFVIKEKLKEFLFSIQSTIGEVSGRAFVDSAPVLDKAWAAKSGLGWIGKNSNLLTQKVGSFYFIAELIIDLDLEYDNPTTDHCGTCTACIDACPTDAIVAPYVVDGSKCISYFTIELKENIPQEMKGNFDDWAFGCDVCQDVCPWNKFSKAHNEPLFNPNTELLSMSKKDWIEITEETFKKVFKNSPLKRAKFQGVKRNIDFLK
- a CDS encoding LacI family DNA-binding transcriptional regulator, coding for MKDITLKEIATKLGISITTVSKALKNYPDVSQKTKEAVIELAQKLHYTPNSFAVNLRTKESKTIGLIIPEVVHHFFSNVVNAIINEAEKNGYLVIILQSNETLALEKKQVELLINKRVDGIIMSLSNESNNDDHIKEIMNRNIPFVMFDKIAKLSKCSKVIIDDQKAAFNAVQHLIDNGCTKIAHIRGPLNPQNAIDRYIGYKKALEKNNIPFDNKLVYTCETVTFEEGKYFAKQIINEHPDIDGIFAITDLVAVGALAYFNESKINVPNQVAVIGFSNWFMSQVLTPKLSTVDQPSHEMGIKSFNLLLEEMNSHKEGLPFTPRTIELETNVIVRESSMKFK
- a CDS encoding LacI family DNA-binding transcriptional regulator, coding for MNNTTLKEIATQLGISITTASKALKGYPDVSEKTKKAVIELAQKLNYTPNSFAVNLRTKESKTIGLIIPTLVHDFFSNVIKGILEEAEKRDYMVIILQSNEKLEFEKKQIELLMNKRVDGILISLSNQTGDFDHLNSIISNNTPLVLFDKIAKLVKCSKVTINDKKAAYDAVCFLIERGYKKIAHFRGSYLPQNAIDRFLGYKKALEDNGIPYDSSLVFVCDNNTDFEDGYENAKKVIDEHPEIDAIFAVTDLVAIGIIKYFNETGISIPQQIAVLGFSNWFMSSVISPKLSTIDQPGFEIGRRSAAVLFDEINLKKKNLPIIFQSIELETNIIERETT
- a CDS encoding carbohydrate kinase family protein, which gives rise to MNNLKEKLSIVCFGEVLFDVFPTHRKIGGAPLNVALRLASLGANTHIISRIGTDAIGQELIDYVRMNGVNTTSIQVDEVFNTGEVIVQLNEKGSASYTINYPVAWDKIVCIPEDEIMVKKADALVFGSLVCRDSVSQNSLLEIINYAKYAVFDVNLRAPFYNKEILINLMMQSDFIKFNDDELYEISAFMNSPYHSLEQNILFIAEQTNTKHICVTKGSHGAVLYYNKKMYYNSGYKIEVKDTVGSGDSFLAGLISKLLSDENPQEAIDFACALGAIVAKNEGANPKISAKEINTFMNP
- a CDS encoding sugar porter family MFS transporter, which translates into the protein MNNVRNWSLTVAVAGFLFGFDTVVISGANLPIKELWHTTPLFHGIFIMSMALWGTVLGSLVGGIPCDKWGRKKTLFWIGILFLVSALGSAFAQDPYTFSFFRFIGGIGVGASSVAAPIYISEISSPENRGKLGTLFQFNIVFGILIAFFSNYLFEGVGGENDWRWMIGIVALPAFIYSIIVLQIPDSPRWLILKKRDDVAGMKVLEMIYSKEEALESFQEIKKDLVDTSVKESIFSKKYKLPIILAFLLAFFNQLSGINFILYYAPEILEMAGLGSKESLMNSILIGLTNLIFTIAGMRLIDVLGRKQLMIIGSLGYIISLGMVALAFYNNLGAIVLMSSIMLFIASHAIGQGAVIWVFISEIFPNNVRANGQSFGTGIHWIFAALITLAGPVVIDLFKINPWPIFAFFAFMMVLQLVFVLFMMPETKGLSLEELEHKMVNNE
- a CDS encoding glycoside hydrolase family 32 protein; protein product: MKFANNILLIFVLFSSTLLLFSCKKEESNSIIAINSSEKIKIDSSEQYKEPFRPQFHFSPEKKWMNDPNGMVYYKGIYHLFYQYYPDDIVWGPMHWGHATSTDLIHWTNKKIALFPDKLGMIFSGSAVVDLKNTSGLGTKENPPMIAIFTYHDMAGEKAGRTDYQTQGLAYSLDEGETWLKYEKNPIVKNSGIKDFRDPKVFWNTETNIWNMVLVAGDHAQFYTSENLINWKFESEFGKNIGAHGGVWECPDVFKLKVNGSNEEKWVLLISINPGAPNGGSGTQYFIGDFDGKSFKTNQKEIKWIDNGADNYAGVTYNNTPDGKRIFIGWMSNWLYARNTPTKNWRSAMTLPRELSLEKINNDYVLKNSLVESFNKQSVSEFSKDMFAIKPKQKISFTYDHLNQSEVRFKSASKSLKLVFYNEVNDSLVLNYDAPQKTFSIDRRKSGIVNFEENFGKNIHKTATPNIVSETIDYQIILDWSSIEIFLNEGVYSFTEQIFPKKPYTKMSIQSDEKQEIKNLTIHKIKGIW